The Bubalus kerabau isolate K-KA32 ecotype Philippines breed swamp buffalo chromosome X, PCC_UOA_SB_1v2, whole genome shotgun sequence genome has a segment encoding these proteins:
- the MED12 gene encoding mediator of RNA polymerase II transcription subunit 12 isoform X5: protein MAAFGILSYEHRPLKRPRLGPPDVYPQDPKQKEDELTALNVKQGFNNQPAVSGDEHGTAKNVNFNPAKISSNFNSIITEKLRCNTLPDIGRRKPQVNQKDNFWLVTARSQSAINTWFTDLAGTKPLTQLAKKVPIFSKKEEVFGYLAKYTVPVMRAAWLIKMTCAYYAAISETKVKKRHIDPFTEWTQIITKCLWEQLQKMAEYYRPGPAGSGGCGSTIGPLPHDVEMAIRQWDYNEKLAMFMFQDGMLDRHEFLTWVLECFEKIRPGEDELLKLLLPLLLRYSGEFVQSAYLSRRLAYFCTRRLALQLDGVSSHSSHVMSAQSTSTLPTTPAPQPPSSSTPSTPFSDLLMCPQHRPLVFGLSCILQTILLCCPSALVWHYSLTDSRIKTGSPLDHLPIAPSNLPMPEGNSAFTQQVRAKLREIEQQIKERGQAVEVRWSFDKCQEATAGFTIGRVLHTLEVLDSHSFERSDFSNSLDSLCNRIFGLGPSKDGHEISSDDDAVVSLLCEWAVSCKRSGRHRAMVVAKLLEKRQAEIEAERCGESEAADEKGSIASGSLSAPSAPIFQDVLLQFLDTQAPMLTDPRSESERVEFFNLVLLFCELIRHDVFSHNMYTCTLISRGDLAFGAPGPRPPSPFDDPADDPERKEAEGSSSSKLEDPGLSESMDIDPSSSVLFEDMEKPDFSLFSPTMPCEGKGSPSPEKPDVEKEVKPPPKEKLEGTLGVLYDQPRHVQYATHFPIPQEESCSHECNQRLVVLFGVGKQRDDARHAIKKITKDILKVLNRKGTAETDQLAPIVPLNPGDLTFLGGEDGQKRRRNRPEAFPTAEDIFAKFQHLSHYDQHQVTAQVSRNVLEQITSFALGMSYHLPLVQHVQFIFDLMEYSLSISGLIDFAIQLLNELSVVEAELLLKSSDLVGSYTTSLCLCIVAVLRHYHACLILNQDQMAQVFEGLCGVVKHGMNRSDGSSAERCILAYLYDLYTSCSHLKSKFGELFSDFCSKVKNTIYCNVEPSESNMRWAPEFMIDTLENPAAHTFTYTGLGKSLSENPANRYSFVCNALMHVCVGHHDSDRVNDIAILCAELTGYCKSLSAEWLGVLKALCCSSNNGTCGFNDLLCNVDVSDLSFHDSLATFVAILIARQCLLLEDLIRCAAIPSLLNAACSEQDSEPGARLTCRILLHLFKTPQLNPCQSDGNKPTVGIRSSCDRHLLAASQNRIVDGAVFAVLKAVFVLGDAELKGSGFTVTGGTEELPEEEGGGGSGSRRQGGRNISVETASLDVYAKYVLRSICQQEWVGERCLKSLCEDSNDLQDPVLSSAQAQRLMQLICYPHRLLDNEDGENPQRQRIKRILQNLDQWTMRQSSLELQLMIKQTPNNEMNSLLENIAKATIEVFQQSAETGSSSGNAASNMPSSSKTKPVLSSLERSGVWLVAPLIAKLPTSVQGHVLKAAGEELENGQHLDSSSRKERDRQKQKSMSLLSQQPFLSLVLTCLKGQDEQREGLLTSLYSQVHQIVTNWRDDQYLDDCKPKQLMHEALKLRLNLVGGMFDTVQRSTQQTTEWAVLLLEIIISGTVDMQSNNELFTTVLDMLSVLINGTLAADMSSISQGSMEENKRAYMNLVKKLRKELAERQSDSLEKVYQLLPLPKPTRDVITCEPQGSLIDTKGNKIAGFDSIFKKEGLQVSTKQKISPWDLFEGLKPSAPLSWGWFGTVRVDRRVARGEEQQRLLLYHTHLRPRPRAYYLEPLPLPPEDEEPPAPTLLEPEKKAPEPPKTDKPGAAPPSTEERKKKSTKGKKRSQPAAKTEDYGMGPGRSGPYGVTVPPDLLHHANPSSISHLSYRQSSIGLYTQNQPLPAGGPRVDPYRPVRLPMQKLPTRPPYPGVLPTTMTGVMGLEPASYKTSVYRQQQPAVPQGQRLRQQLQAKISQGMLGQSSVHQMTPSSSYGLQTSQGYTPYVSHVGLQQHTGPAGTMVPPSYSSQPYQSTHPSTNPTLVDPTRHLQQRPSGYVHQQAPTYGHGLTSTQRFSHQTLQQTPMIGTMTPLGPQGVQAGIRSASILPEQQQQQQQQQQQQQQQQQQQQQQQQQQQYHIRQQQQQQQILRQQQQQQQQQQQQQQQQQQQQQQQAHQQQQQQAAPPQPQPQSQPQFQRQGLQQTQQQQQTAALVRQLQQQLSNTQPQPSTNIFGRY from the exons ATGGCGGCCTTTGGGATCTTGAGCTACGAACACCGGCCCCTGAAGCGGCCGCGGCTGGGGCCTCCTGATGTGTACCCTCAAGATCCCAAACAGAAGGAG GATGAATTAACGGCCTTGAATGTAAAACAAGGTTTCAATAACCAGCCTGCTGTCTCTGGGGATGAACATGGCACTGCCAAGAATGTCAACTTTAATCCTGCCAAG ATCAGTTCCAACTTCAACAGCATCATTACAGAGAAGTTACGTTGTAACACCCTCCCTGACATTGGTCGAAGGAAGCCCCAAGTGAACCAGAAGGACAACTTCTGGCTGGTGACTGCACGATCCCAGAGTGCCATTAACACTTGGTTTACTGATCTGGCTGGTACCAAGCCACTCACACAACTAGCCAAAAAG GTCCCTATTTTCAGTAAGAAGGAAGAAGTGTTTGGGTATTTAGCCAAATACACAGTGCCTGTGATGCGGGCCGCCTGGCTCATTAAGATGACCTGTGCCTACTATGCAGCAATCTCAGAGACCAAGGTTAAGAAGAGACATATTGACCCCTTCACAG AATGGACTCAGATCATCACCAAGTGCTTATGGGAGCAGCTTCAAAAGATGGCTGAATACTACCGGCCAGGGCCTGCTGGAAGTGGGGGCTGTGGCTCCACGATAGGGCCCTTGCCCCATGATGTTGAGATGGCAATCCGGCAGTGGGACTACAACGAGAAGCTGGCCATGTTCATGTTTCAG GACGGAATGCTGGACAGACATGAGTTTCTGACCTGGGTACTTGAGTGTTTTGAGAAAATCCGCCCTGGAGAGGATGAATTGCTTAAactgctgctgcctctgctgcttCGA TACTCTGGAGAGTTTGTTCAGTCTGCGTACCTCTCCCGCCGCCTCGCCTACTTCTGTACACGGAGACTGGCCCTGCAGCTGGATGGTGTGAGCAGTCACTCATCTCATGTGATGTCTGCTCAGTCGACAAGCACACTGCCCACCACCCCTGCTCCTCAGCCCCCAAGTAGCAGCACACCCTCTACACCCTTTAGTGACCTGCTTATGTGCCCTCAGCACCGGCCCCTAGTTTTTGGCCTCAGCTGTATCCTTCAG ACCATCCTGCTGTGTTGTCCTAGTGCCCTGGTTTGGCACTATTCACTGACTGATAGTCGAATCAAGACTGGCTCACCACTTGACCACCTGCCTATTGCCCCCTCCAACCTGCCCATGCCAGAGGGCAACAGTGCCTTCACTCAGCAG GTCCGTGCAAAGTTGCGGGAGATCGAGCAACAGATCAAGGAACGAGGACAGGCCGTTGAGGTTCGCTGGTCTTTTGATAAGTGCCAGGAAGCTACTGCAG GCTTCACCATTGGACGAGTACTCCATACTTTGGAAGTGTTGGACAGCCATAGTTTTGAACGCTCTGACTTCAGCAACTCTCTTGATTCCCTCTGTAATCGAATCTTTGGATTGGGGCCTAGCAAGGATGGGCACGAG ATCTCCTCAGATGATGATGCAGTGGTATCATTACTGTGTGAATGGGCTGTCAGCTGCAAGCGTTCTGGTCGGCATCGTGCGATGGTGGTAGCCAAgctgctggagaagagacaggCAGAGATTGAGGCTGAG CGTTGTGGAGAATCGGAAGCTGCAGATGAGAAGGGTTCCATTGCCTCTGGCTCCCTTTCTGCTCCCAGTGCTCCCATTTTCCAAGATGTCCTCTTACAGTTTCTGGATACACAGGCTCCCATGCTGA cGGACCCCCGAAGTGAGAGTGAACGAGTGGAATTCTTTAACTTGGTACTGCTGTTCTGTGAACTGATTCGACATGATGTTTTCTCCCACAACATGTACACTTGCACCCTTATCTCCCGAGGGGACCTTGCCTTCGGAGCCCCTGGTCCCCGGCCTCCCTCTCCCTTTGATGACCCAGCTGATGACCCAGAGCGCAAGGAGGCtgagggcagcagcagcagcaagctggag GATCCAGGGCTCTCAGAGTCTATGGACATTGACCCTAGCTCCAGTGTGCTCTTTGAGGACATGGAAAAGCCTGATTTCTCA TTGTTCTCCCCTACTATGCCCTGTGAGGGGAAGGGCAGTCCATCCCCTGAGAAACCAGATGTTGAGAAGGAGGTGAAGCCCCCACCCAAGGAGAAGCTAGAAGGAACCCTTGGGGTTCTTTATGACCAGCCACGGCATGTGCAGTATGCCACACACTTTCCCATCCCCCAG GAGGAGTCATGCAGCCATGAGTGCAACCAGCGGTTGGTCGTACTGTTTGGGGTGGGAAAGCAGCGAGATGATGCCCGCCATGCCATCAAGAAAATTACCAAGGATATCCTGAAGGTTCTGAACCGCAAGGGGACAGCAGAAACTG ACCAGCTTGCTCCTATTGTGCCTCTGAATCCTGGAGACCTGACATTCTTAG GTGGGGAGGATGGACAGAAGCGGCGACGAAACCGACCTGAAGCTTTTCCCACTGCCGAGGATATCTTTGCTAAGTTCCAGCACCTTTCACATTATGACCAACACCAGGTCACGGCTCAG GTCTCCCGGAATGTTCTGGAGCAGATCACGAGCTTTGCCCTTGGCATGTCATACCACTTGCCTCTGGTGCAGCATGTGCAGTTTATCTTCGACCTCATGGAATATTCACTCAGCATCAGTGGCCTCATCGACTTTGCCATTCAG CTGCTGAATGAACTGAGTGTAGTCGAGGCCGAACTGCTTCTCAAATCCTCAGATCTGGTGGGCAGCTACACCACCAGCCTGTGCCTGTGCATCGTGGCTGTCCTGCGCCACTATCACGCCTGCCTCATCCTCAACCAGGACCAGATGGCACAGGTCTTTGAGGG GCTGTGTGGCGTAGTTAAGCATGGGATGAACCGATCCGATGGTTCCTCTGCAGAACGCTGTATCCTTGCATATCTCTATGATCTGTACACCTCCTGTAGCCATTTAAAGAGCAAATTTGGGGAACTCTTCAG CGACTTCTGCTCCAAGGTAAAGAATACCATCTACTGCAACGTGGAGCCGTCAGAGTCCAACATGCGCTGGGCACCCGAGTTCATGATCGACACTTTAGAGAACCCCGCCGCTCACACCTTCACCTACACAGGGCTAGGCAAGAGTCTTAGTGAGAACCCTGCTAACCGCTACAGCTTTGTCTGCAATGCCCTTATGCACGTCTGTGTGGGGCACCATGATTCGGATAG GGTGAATGACATCGCCATCCTGTGTGCAGAGCTGACCGGCTATTGCAAGTCACTGAGTGCAGAGTGGCTGGGAGTGCTTAAGGCCTTGTGCTGCTCCTCTAACAATGGCACTTGTGGTTTCAACGACCTCCTCTGCAATGTAGAT GTCAGTGACCTGTCTTTTCACGACTCCCTGGCCACTTTTGTTGCCATCCTCATCGCTCGGCAGTGTTTGCTCCTGGAGGATCTGATTCGCTGTGCGGCCATCCCTTCACTCCTTAATGCTG CTTGCAGTGAACAGGACTCTGAGCCAGGGGCCCGGCTTACCTGCCGCATCCTCCTCCACCTTTTCAAGACACCTCAACTCAATCCTTGCCAATCGGATGGAA ACAAGCCTACTGTAGGAATCCGCTCCTCCTGTGACCGCCACCTGCTGGCTGCCTCCCAGAACCGCATCGTGGATGGAGCTGTGTTTGCTGTTCTCAAGGCTGTGTTTGTACTTG GGGATGCGGAACTGAAGGGTTCGGGCTTCACTGTGACAGGAGGAACAGAAGAACTtccagaggaggagggaggaggtggcaGTGGCAGTCGGAGGCAGGGTGGCCGCAACATCTCTGTGGAGACAGCCAGTCTGGATGTCTATGCCAAGTACGTGCTACGCAGCATCTGCCAGCAG GAATGGGTAGGAGAACGTTGCCTTAAATCGTTGTGTGAGGACAGCAATGACCTGCAAGACCCAGTGTTGAGCAGTGCCCAGGCCCAGCGCCTCATGCAGCTTATCTGCTACCCACATCGGCTGCTGGACAACGAGGATGGGGAAAACCCGCAGCGGCAACGCATTAAGCGTATTCTCCAG AACTTGGACCAGTGGACCATGCGCCAGTCTTCGTTGGAACTGCAGCTCATGATCAAGCAGACCCCTAACAAT GAGATGAACTCCCTCTTAGAGAACATCGCCAAGGCCACAATCGAGGTTTTCCAACAGTCTGCAGAGACAGGGTCATCTTCTGGAAATGCTGCAAGCAACATGCCCAGCAGCAGCAAGACCAAGCCTGTGCTCAG CTCCCTAGAACGCTCGGGTGTATGGCTGGTGGCTCCTCTCATTGCCAAACTGCCCACCTCAGTCCAGGGGCATGTGTTAAAGGCTGCTGGGGAAGAATTGGAGAACGGCCAGCACCTGGACTCCTCTTCCCGCAAAGAACGTGATCGACAAAAGCAAAAGAG CATGTCTCTGTTGAGCCAGCAGCCCTTCTTATCCCTGGTGCTGACATGTCTGAAGGGGCAGGATGAGCAGCGTGAGGGACTCCTTACCTCGCTCTACAGCCAGGTCCACCAG ATTGTGACTAATTGGAGAGATGACCAGTATTTAGACGATTGCAAACCAAAGCAGCTAATGCATGAGGCACTCAAACTGCGGCTCAACCTG GTGGGGGGCATGTTTGACACAGTGCAGCGCAGCACCCAGCAGACCACGGAGTGGGCTGTGCTCCTCCTGGAGATCATCATCAGCGGCACTGTCGACATGCAGTCCAACAA CGAGCTCTTCACCACTGTCCTGGACATGCTAAGCGTGCTCATCAATGGGACCCTAGCTGCAGACATGTCCAGCATCTCCCAGGGCAGCATGGAGGAAAACAAACGTGCCTACATGAACCTGGTGAAGAAGCTGCGG AAAGAGTTGGCGGAACGCCAGTCGGATAGTCTGGAAAAAGTTTACCAGCTGCTGCCACTGCCCAAGCCGACTCGAGATGTGATCACGTGTGAGCCGCAGGGCTCCCTTATTGACACCAAGGGGAACAAGATTGCTGGCTTCGACTCCATCTTCAAGAAGGAG GGTCTTCAGGTTTCCACCAAACAAAAGATCTCTCCCTGGGATCTTTTTGAGGGCTTGAAGCCATCAGCGCCACTGTCTTGGGGCTGGTTTGGAACAGTCCGGGTGGACCGGCGCGTGGCCCGTGGAGAGGAGCAGCAGCGGCTGCTGCTGTACCACACACACCTGAGGCCCCGGCCCCGCGCCTACTACCTGGAGCCACTGCCACTGCCTCCAGAAGATGAGgaaccccctgcccccaccctgctaGAGCCTGAAAAAAAGGCTCCAGAGCCCCCCAAAACTGACAAACCTGGAGCTGCTCCACCCAGCACTGAGGAACGCAAGAAGAAGTCCACCAAGGGCAAGAAGCGCAGCCAGCCTGCCGCCAAGACGGAA GACTATGGAATGGGCCCAGGCCGAAGTGGCCCCTACGGAGTGACAGTGCCTCCAGACCTCCTGCACCATGCCAACCCTAGCTCCATCTCCCACCTTAGCTACAGGCAGAGCTCCATAGGCCTCTACACCCAGAACCAGCCACTGCCAGCAG GTGGCCCCCGTGTGGATCCATACCGCCCTGTGCGGTTACCGATGCAGAAGCTGCCTACCCGCCCACCTTACCCTGGAGTGCTGCCCACGACCATGACTGGTGTCATGGGACTGGAACCTGCCTCCTACAAGACGTCTGTGTACCGACAGCAGCAGCCTGCAGTGCCCCAAGGACAGCGCCTTCGCCAACAGCTCCAGGCAAAGATA AGTCAAGGGATGTTGGGACAGTCATCTGTCCATCAGATGACTCCCAGTTCTTCGTACGGTTTGCAGACCTCCCAG gGCTATACTCCTTATGTTTCTCATGTGGGATTGCAGCAACACACAGGCCCTGCAGGTACCATGGTGCCCCCCAGCTACTCCAGCCAGCCTTACCAGAGCACCCACCCTTCTACCAATCCTACTCTTGTAGATCCTACTCGCCACCTGCAGCAGCGGCCCAGTGGCTATGTGCACCAGCAGGCCCCAACCTACGGACATGGGCTGACCTCCACTCAAAG GTTTTCCCACCAGACACTGCAGCAAACACCCATGATAGGCACCATGACCCCACTGGGCCCCCAGGGTGTCCAGGCCGGCATCCGGTCGGCTTCCATCCtgcctgagcagcagcagcagcagcagcagcagcagcagcagcaacagcagcaacagcagcagcagcagcagcagcagcagcagcaacagtaccaTAtccggcagcagcagcagcagcagcagatcctgCGG cagcagcaacagcagcagcagcagcaacagcagcaacagcagcagcagcagcaacagcagcagcaacaagcacaccagcagcagcagcagcaggcggctcctcctcagccccagccccagtcCCAGCCCCAG TTCCAGCGCCAGGGGCTTCAGCAgacacagcaacaacaacagacagCAGCTTTGGTCCGGCAGCTCCAACAACAGCTCTCTA ACACCCAGCCACAGCCCAGTACCAACATATTTGGAcgctactga